The Candidatus Nomurabacteria bacterium DNA window TGGTGAAGTACTTTAAGGTAAAAGCCGGTGCGATGACTGCCTTTGCCAAACTGCACGGCATTACCATGGCGCTGGATCGCGGATTAGCCAAAGAGTCGCAGGTGCTTTTCCCCAGTGGTGATTTTCAAATCGCCTTGCGGCTTTCTCCTAAGCAAGTGGTGAAGAATGAAGAGGCTATCCTGGCTGATTTGAGCGTTGCCACTAATCTGAAACTGCAGACACCCAAAAAGCCTCAGAAGAAATCCCGCCCAAAGAAAAAGGCGCGTCCCAGCAAAAAGAAAGTTTCATCGCCTAAACGGAAGAAGGGGAAGCGCTAGTGTATCAAATCAAGCTGCAGCAATTTGAAGGGCCGCTTGATCTGCTTTTGCGTTTGATTGAGCAGAATCAGCTGGATATTTCTCAATTAGCCCTGGCGGAAGTCACCGAGCAGTTTATTGCAGAGATTGAAGCGGCTGAGTATATGAGTCCGGAGGAGCTGGCTGACTTCTTAGTCGTGGCTGCTAA harbors:
- a CDS encoding YbaK/EbsC family protein, with the translated sequence MPKKTPKIPPKVDRYLSQAEYRFEAFVHRTVFTAYDLAQTLKFPLEKIAKVLLVRADKDFALIVVAAKRRLDMAKIKKALKVKSVKIASEKDMVKYFKVKAGAMTAFAKLHGITMALDRGLAKESQVLFPSGDFQIALRLSPKQVVKNEEAILADLSVATNLKLQTPKKPQKKSRPKKKARPSKKKVSSPKRKKGKR